One genomic window of Armatimonadota bacterium includes the following:
- a CDS encoding prepilin-type N-terminal cleavage/methylation domain-containing protein, with the protein MSRFTAKRRRGFTLIEIMIVVLIIGILLAIAIPNFMRARETSRAKSCCANLRQIETAKEQYAMDNKLSDGGVIAGTLWPDYIKQEPTCPSTGASYANTINAIGTVATCPNNPGAALGDYNYHGLE; encoded by the coding sequence ATGAGTAGATTCACAGCTAAGAGGCGCAGAGGTTTCACCCTGATTGAAATCATGATCGTGGTTTTGATCATTGGCATATTGCTTGCCATCGCAATCCCGAACTTCATGCGCGCAAGAGAAACATCGCGAGCAAAGAGCTGCTGCGCCAACCTGCGGCAGATCGAGACGGCGAAAGAGCAGTATGCAATGGACAATAAGCTTTCCGATGGCGGCGTCATTGCAGGCACGCTCTGGCCTGACTATATCAAGCAGGAGCCGACTTGTCCGTCAACTGGTGCATCCTATGCAAATACTATTAATGCAATCGGTACTGTTGCAACATGCCCGAACAATCCGGGCGCGGCTCTGGGTGACTACAATTATCACGGTCTCGAATAA
- a CDS encoding YraN family protein: MPSPRSRKGRSAEIAAAAELGSRGYRIIASNYRCRQGEIDLITRDGDCLVFVEVRCRRTDEYGTPAESVTLAKQQKLIITARHYLQESNLGDCECRFDVVEVSSRDGKLHVSDIIQNAFSA, encoded by the coding sequence TTGCCTTCTCCCAGGTCTAGAAAAGGCAGAAGCGCCGAGATAGCCGCCGCCGCCGAACTGGGCAGCCGCGGCTATAGGATAATTGCGTCCAACTACCGCTGCCGTCAGGGCGAGATTGACCTGATCACGCGTGATGGCGACTGCCTGGTGTTCGTGGAGGTCAGGTGCAGGCGAACTGATGAATACGGCACCCCTGCCGAGTCTGTCACGCTTGCCAAACAGCAAAAGCTGATAATCACTGCCCGCCACTATCTGCAAGAGTCGAATTTGGGAGATTGCGAGTGCAGGTTCGACGTGGTTGAAGTATCGAGCCGGGATGGCAAGCTTCATGTGTCCGACATCATTCAAAACGCATTCTCCGCCTGA
- a CDS encoding ribonuclease HII — translation MDTDIWVYENQARSIGYESIAGLDEAGRGPLAGPVVAAAVILPECFDPTGIDDSKKLTPAKREMMFERISSEAAAVGVGIVGPEEIDRINILRATHQAMRLALENMGAPYDYVLVDGLSVSGLGAPTLAIVKGDSKCVSIGAASIIAKVTRDAIMVDLDQQYPGYGFAKHKGYGCKSHIEAIERLGPCPCHRKTFSPISERNANCLLPGLEKAEAPR, via the coding sequence TTGGACACTGACATATGGGTCTACGAAAACCAGGCCCGCTCGATTGGTTATGAGAGCATAGCTGGGTTGGACGAGGCCGGTAGAGGCCCACTCGCGGGACCGGTAGTGGCAGCGGCGGTAATTTTGCCTGAATGTTTCGACCCGACGGGCATCGACGACTCCAAAAAGCTTACCCCTGCCAAACGTGAGATGATGTTCGAGAGGATATCAAGTGAGGCTGCGGCAGTAGGTGTCGGTATTGTCGGACCCGAAGAGATTGATCGGATCAACATACTCCGCGCGACGCATCAGGCTATGCGACTGGCTCTCGAAAACATGGGCGCACCATATGACTATGTTCTGGTCGACGGCCTCTCCGTAAGCGGCCTTGGCGCTCCGACCCTGGCTATAGTCAAGGGCGACAGCAAATGCGTCTCTATCGGCGCAGCGTCGATTATTGCAAAAGTTACCAGGGACGCGATCATGGTCGATCTGGACCAGCAGTATCCCGGCTACGGCTTCGCTAAACACAAAGGCTACGGCTGTAAGTCTCATATTGAGGCTATTGAGCGCCTGGGTCCGTGCCCTTGCCATCGTAAAACGTTCTCGCCGATCTCTGAAAGGAACGCAAATTGCCTTCTCCCAGGTCTAGAAAAGGCAGAAGCGCCGAGATAG
- the lepB gene encoding signal peptidase I — translation MPVACYVIMSITERLANLNIYTVIGLITVLIAARFILIRQRFAHAKAVAEIAESLALAIGLVFLLIRPFLVQAFYIPSASMVPTLRVNDRILVNKLIYRFREPRLGDVVVFKSPKSAGHNEADYIKRVMGVPGDSVRVTAGYVLIGHIPYYHDDLRIALAPCRKEEDECSVKLQNGKIYANGRQVGCAQVAAAMGKPGASVRVIPGKVYVNGKPLNESYTSEDSDQPYPSELTPKKWIGVDKDGSRVVKIPKGRLLVMGDNRNFSDDARRWGLLDRKRLEGKAMLIFWPLSRLGESFSR, via the coding sequence TTGCCTGTTGCCTGTTACGTAATTATGAGCATTACCGAGAGACTTGCAAACCTCAATATATATACCGTGATCGGTTTGATCACAGTTCTGATCGCTGCCAGGTTTATACTCATCCGGCAGCGATTTGCACATGCAAAGGCTGTAGCCGAGATTGCAGAGTCTTTGGCGCTTGCGATTGGCCTTGTGTTTTTGCTCATAAGGCCTTTTTTGGTGCAGGCATTCTATATTCCCTCAGCATCCATGGTCCCTACACTTCGGGTAAATGATCGCATCCTGGTAAATAAGCTCATATATCGTTTCCGAGAGCCGAGACTGGGCGATGTAGTTGTCTTTAAGTCTCCCAAATCAGCAGGTCATAACGAAGCCGACTATATCAAGCGCGTGATGGGCGTTCCTGGCGACAGTGTTCGTGTGACTGCCGGATATGTTCTCATAGGTCACATCCCTTACTATCATGATGACCTTCGCATCGCCTTGGCACCTTGTCGGAAGGAAGAAGACGAGTGCTCGGTTAAGCTGCAAAATGGTAAGATATATGCAAACGGCAGGCAGGTCGGCTGCGCACAAGTCGCAGCGGCTATGGGTAAACCCGGGGCAAGCGTGAGAGTCATTCCTGGAAAAGTATATGTGAACGGCAAACCCTTGAATGAAAGCTACACTTCCGAGGATAGCGATCAGCCCTATCCCAGTGAATTGACACCTAAAAAATGGATTGGTGTGGATAAAGACGGCTCAAGGGTCGTCAAAATTCCAAAGGGTCGGCTGCTGGTGATGGGTGACAATCGCAATTTCTCGGATGATGCCCGGCGCTGGGGCCTCTTGGACCGAAAACGTCTGGAGGGCAAAGCGATGTTAATCTTTTGGCCTCTCAGCCGCTTGGGGGAATCATTCTCCCGATAA
- the lepB gene encoding signal peptidase I, with protein sequence MSITERLANLSIPTVIITVIVLLIIRFVLLKLKHPFAKSVAEIAESLAVAMALVFLLIRPFIVQAFFIPSASMHPTLLEQDHILVNKFIYRFEEPKLDDVVVFKAPPEATPGEPVEKDFIKRVIGVPGDKIRITAGYIMIGDMKYTHVDLRDLLGTYAKPDGDVDVCVLLKGNDVYVDGRRVTHAEIAAAANDPKAKVKVFPGKVYINGKAIDEPYIAEDPDLPYPMLSGEKATPEKWIVKYQGKPAVKIPQGRLLVMGDNRNNSNDARFWGLLDRKRMLGKAMFIFWPLTRIRWIH encoded by the coding sequence ATGAGCATTACCGAACGGCTCGCAAACCTCAGCATACCGACCGTGATTATTACGGTTATTGTTTTGCTGATAATCAGGTTTGTGCTGCTGAAATTAAAACATCCGTTTGCAAAGTCGGTTGCTGAGATCGCCGAATCGCTTGCGGTAGCGATGGCGCTTGTCTTTTTGTTGATCAGGCCGTTTATCGTGCAGGCGTTTTTTATTCCATCGGCGTCCATGCACCCGACACTCCTTGAGCAAGACCATATACTTGTCAACAAGTTTATATACCGTTTTGAGGAGCCAAAGCTTGATGATGTTGTAGTCTTCAAGGCTCCGCCTGAGGCGACACCCGGTGAGCCGGTCGAAAAGGACTTTATCAAGCGTGTTATTGGCGTGCCGGGTGATAAGATCAGGATAACGGCGGGCTACATTATGATCGGCGATATGAAGTATACTCACGTCGATCTGCGTGATTTGCTGGGCACTTATGCCAAGCCCGATGGCGATGTGGATGTGTGCGTGCTCCTAAAGGGCAATGATGTCTATGTCGATGGCCGTCGCGTAACTCATGCAGAGATAGCCGCTGCCGCCAACGACCCTAAAGCGAAGGTAAAAGTGTTCCCGGGCAAGGTCTATATCAACGGCAAAGCGATCGACGAGCCTTATATCGCTGAGGACCCCGATCTGCCGTATCCAATGCTTTCGGGTGAGAAGGCCACGCCGGAGAAGTGGATTGTAAAATACCAGGGTAAGCCTGCCGTAAAGATTCCTCAGGGCAGACTCCTGGTTATGGGTGACAATCGTAACAATTCCAATGACGCACGTTTCTGGGGTCTTCTGGACCGAAAACGCATGCTCGGCAAGGCGATGTTTATTTTCTGGCCGCTAACTCGCATCCGATGGATTCACTAA
- the rplS gene encoding 50S ribosomal protein L19, with amino-acid sequence MQIIDQIEFEQLRIDAPVFGPGDTVRVHNRVIEGNKERIQVFEGVVIGKKDGGVRASFTVRKIAHGIGVERTFMLHSPRIAKIEVTRRGAVRRAKLYYLREKVGKATKIKERQGAR; translated from the coding sequence GTGCAGATAATTGACCAGATAGAGTTTGAGCAGCTTAGGATCGACGCGCCGGTCTTCGGACCGGGCGATACGGTTCGCGTACACAACCGCGTCATCGAGGGCAACAAAGAGCGAATACAGGTATTCGAGGGCGTTGTCATCGGCAAGAAAGACGGTGGTGTGCGAGCGTCGTTTACCGTCCGCAAAATCGCGCATGGCATAGGCGTGGAGCGCACGTTTATGCTGCATTCTCCCAGGATCGCCAAGATTGAAGTGACCCGCAGAGGCGCGGTGCGCAGAGCCAAGCTTTACTACCTGCGTGAGAAAGTCGGAAAGGCCACCAAGATCAAGGAACGCCAGGGAGCAAGATGA
- the trmD gene encoding tRNA (guanosine(37)-N1)-methyltransferase TrmD → MRIEIITTIPQMIDAVTGESILGRARQRGLIEINAVNLRDFTHDKHRTTDDAPFGGGPGMVMKPEPVFEAVESLKARVPGIKPRILLMTPQGRRFDQKMAAELARESHVIIICGRYEGVDERIREHLATDEVSIGDYVLTGGELAALVIADAVSRLIPGVLGDETSPETDSFSSGLLEYPQYTRPVDFRGMSVPEVLVSGNHAKIAQWRREKSLERTLKRRPDLLVSAPLTEEDKDLIRMLESDNQRKVNHE, encoded by the coding sequence ATGCGCATAGAAATAATAACGACCATCCCGCAGATGATCGATGCGGTGACAGGCGAGAGCATACTCGGTCGAGCAAGGCAGCGAGGTTTGATCGAGATAAACGCGGTCAATTTGCGCGATTTTACGCACGACAAGCATCGCACTACGGACGATGCTCCGTTCGGCGGAGGACCGGGGATGGTGATGAAGCCTGAGCCGGTCTTTGAGGCCGTTGAGTCTTTGAAAGCCCGCGTGCCCGGCATTAAGCCGAGAATACTTCTGATGACTCCGCAGGGCCGGAGGTTCGATCAGAAAATGGCAGCGGAACTTGCGCGCGAGAGTCACGTAATTATTATATGTGGACGTTATGAGGGCGTAGATGAGCGTATACGCGAGCATCTGGCGACCGATGAGGTCTCAATTGGCGATTATGTGTTGACGGGCGGGGAGCTTGCGGCGCTTGTGATTGCCGATGCCGTGTCCAGGTTGATACCGGGAGTGCTGGGAGATGAGACATCGCCCGAGACTGATTCGTTTTCGAGTGGGCTGTTGGAGTACCCGCAGTATACTCGGCCCGTAGACTTTCGCGGTATGAGCGTGCCCGAGGTTTTGGTGTCCGGCAATCATGCCAAAATAGCGCAGTGGCGTCGCGAGAAATCACTAGAGAGAACGCTCAAAAGGCGGCCTGATCTGCTTGTGAGCGCGCCGCTGACAGAAGAAGATAAAGATTTAATACGCATGCTGGAGTCTGATAACCAGCGTAAAGTGAATCACGAATAA
- the rimM gene encoding ribosome maturation factor RimM (Essential for efficient processing of 16S rRNA) has product MPENNADIVIGTVVAPFGVRGELKVMIRTDFPERFDKGRPVAVKTVKGRRFTSKVERNISHKGGITLKIEGIDDRNAAEDLRGAEFVIDRSEVGELPEGSFYLFDLIGLKVVTDDGRELGEIVEIMQGGANDVYETSAGVLIPAIKQIIVKIDIKKGLMVIHPIPGLLPEE; this is encoded by the coding sequence ATGCCGGAAAATAACGCAGATATCGTTATAGGCACAGTCGTTGCGCCGTTCGGTGTGCGGGGCGAGTTAAAGGTTATGATCCGCACCGATTTTCCTGAGCGCTTCGATAAGGGCCGGCCTGTTGCAGTGAAGACCGTCAAGGGCAGGCGTTTTACGTCAAAAGTCGAGCGGAATATTTCGCACAAGGGCGGCATTACTCTCAAGATTGAGGGAATTGACGACCGAAATGCGGCGGAGGACCTAAGGGGCGCAGAGTTTGTGATAGACCGCTCCGAAGTCGGCGAGCTTCCCGAGGGCAGCTTTTATCTCTTTGATCTGATCGGCTTGAAAGTAGTGACTGACGATGGCCGAGAACTTGGCGAGATAGTCGAAATAATGCAGGGCGGCGCGAATGATGTCTATGAGACGAGCGCGGGTGTGCTTATACCGGCTATCAAGCAGATCATTGTGAAAATTGACATTAAAAAAGGGCTAATGGTGATCCATCCCATCCCCGGATTATTGCCGGAGGAGTAA
- a CDS encoding YlqD family protein, whose product MGIVIKRPVRVKVIVTEQFKEHRMTEMRAAQLRLEEVSRRLGAQIDSPATPESIVERLRAEQRKSDEAKAALVREMSKISSMEIGSEYERGVLEGEVEIEVGDDFSKVSACEIVVKDEKVVEIRGGYAGK is encoded by the coding sequence ATGGGCATAGTCATCAAGAGACCTGTTCGCGTAAAGGTTATCGTGACGGAGCAGTTCAAAGAGCACCGCATGACCGAAATGCGCGCGGCTCAACTCAGGCTGGAGGAAGTCTCCAGGCGCTTGGGGGCGCAGATTGATAGTCCGGCTACGCCTGAGAGCATAGTCGAACGGCTTCGTGCCGAACAGCGTAAATCGGATGAAGCTAAAGCCGCGCTTGTCCGCGAGATGAGCAAGATTTCCTCGATGGAAATCGGTTCGGAGTATGAGCGCGGTGTTCTTGAGGGCGAGGTGGAGATCGAAGTCGGTGACGACTTCTCCAAAGTCTCAGCCTGTGAGATAGTGGTCAAAGACGAAAAGGTTGTGGAGATACGGGGCGGCTATGCCGGAAAATAA
- a CDS encoding KH domain-containing protein — protein MKSLIEILVKALVDSPDSVDVKEIDEGPSAVTFEVTVDPDDLGKVIGKQGRVANALRTVAKAAALKSHKNVYVKILP, from the coding sequence TTGAAGAGTCTAATTGAAATTCTGGTAAAGGCGCTTGTAGACAGTCCGGATAGTGTCGATGTAAAAGAGATCGATGAAGGGCCGTCGGCAGTGACTTTTGAGGTGACTGTCGACCCGGATGACCTGGGCAAGGTGATCGGCAAGCAGGGTAGGGTAGCAAACGCTCTGCGCACGGTCGCAAAGGCCGCAGCCTTGAAGAGCCATAAGAACGTCTACGTAAAGATACTGCCCTAG
- the rpsP gene encoding 30S ribosomal protein S16 translates to MVKIRLRRMGAKKRPFYRIVVADSRTARNGRFIELVGTYDPNLDPPAINVNKERIDYWLGTGAQPSDTARWLLKTQGFLGGLTEKKPKAAKKSKKEEAAAEAAPTAEPATEAAAEE, encoded by the coding sequence GTGGTTAAAATTAGACTCAGACGGATGGGTGCAAAGAAAAGACCGTTCTACAGAATCGTGGTCGCCGACAGCCGCACCGCTCGCAATGGAAGATTTATAGAGCTGGTAGGCACATACGATCCGAATCTGGACCCGCCCGCGATCAATGTGAACAAGGAACGCATCGACTATTGGCTCGGCACGGGCGCTCAGCCGAGTGATACGGCTCGGTGGCTTTTGAAGACTCAGGGGTTCCTCGGCGGTTTGACCGAAAAGAAACCTAAGGCCGCCAAGAAGTCCAAGAAGGAAGAAGCTGCGGCAGAAGCAGCGCCGACAGCAGAGCCTGCAACTGAGGCCGCCGCAGAGGAGTAA
- the ffh gene encoding signal recognition particle protein — translation MFESLSEKLQNVFAKLRSRGGLTEQEVNEALREVRLVLLEADVNFKVVKDFVGRIKERAIGEEVLKGLNPAQQVIKIVNEELIALLGGEQAKLKIAERPPTVIMVSGLHGAGKTTNVAKLALMFKKQGKKPLLVAGDVYRPAAILQLQTLGEQIGVDVFDIGDKQDAVAVSKAAMNAARSSGNDPVLIDVAGRLHIDEEMMSELKRLRQAIDVTEVLLVVDAMTGQDAVNVAQQFNDALSLDGVIMTKMDGDARGGAALSIKAITGKPIKFIGTSEKMDGIEPFYPDRMASRILGMGDVLSLIEKAQETFDEEQATAMERKFRENRFDLNDYLGQLRQMRKMGPLDQILGMIPGLGNMSKLKDAKIDEKEFGRVEAILCSMTNDERHDPTILNGSRRRRIADGSGTSVQEVNRLINQFNDMKKMIRAMTGAEVSGKRRKRMPNFPF, via the coding sequence TTGTTCGAAAGTCTATCTGAAAAACTGCAGAATGTCTTTGCCAAGCTCAGGAGCAGGGGCGGCCTTACCGAACAGGAAGTCAATGAGGCTCTGCGCGAGGTTCGGCTGGTTCTGCTTGAGGCCGACGTCAACTTTAAGGTCGTCAAGGACTTCGTCGGTCGTATAAAAGAGCGCGCAATCGGAGAAGAGGTTCTTAAGGGTCTTAATCCCGCGCAGCAGGTTATAAAGATTGTAAATGAAGAGCTTATAGCGCTGCTCGGAGGCGAGCAGGCTAAGCTCAAAATTGCCGAGCGGCCGCCGACTGTAATAATGGTCTCGGGTCTGCACGGCGCGGGTAAGACGACCAACGTCGCCAAGCTCGCTCTGATGTTCAAGAAACAGGGCAAGAAGCCGCTTTTGGTGGCGGGTGACGTGTATCGTCCGGCTGCAATCCTACAGCTTCAGACTCTTGGTGAGCAGATCGGTGTCGATGTCTTTGATATAGGTGATAAGCAGGACGCAGTTGCCGTGTCCAAGGCCGCAATGAATGCGGCTAGATCGAGCGGAAACGATCCTGTGCTTATCGACGTAGCAGGCCGGCTTCACATCGATGAAGAGATGATGTCCGAGCTTAAGCGCCTGCGGCAGGCTATTGATGTTACCGAAGTTTTACTGGTAGTCGATGCAATGACCGGTCAGGACGCCGTGAATGTGGCGCAGCAGTTCAATGATGCGCTCTCTCTCGACGGCGTCATAATGACTAAGATGGACGGCGATGCGCGTGGTGGGGCTGCTCTTTCGATCAAGGCCATCACCGGCAAGCCGATAAAGTTTATAGGCACCAGCGAGAAGATGGACGGCATAGAGCCGTTCTATCCCGACCGCATGGCCTCGAGGATCCTCGGAATGGGGGATGTTCTGAGTCTTATTGAAAAGGCTCAGGAGACCTTCGATGAGGAGCAGGCGACGGCTATGGAGCGCAAGTTCAGGGAGAACAGGTTCGACCTGAACGATTATCTAGGCCAGCTCCGCCAGATGCGAAAGATGGGCCCGCTGGACCAGATACTGGGTATGATCCCGGGGCTTGGCAATATGTCCAAGCTCAAGGATGCGAAGATCGACGAGAAGGAGTTTGGAAGAGTCGAGGCAATATTGTGCTCGATGACAAACGATGAGCGTCACGATCCGACCATCCTCAACGGCAGTCGCAGGCGTCGTATAGCGGACGGCAGCGGCACCAGTGTGCAGGAAGTGAACCGGCTTATCAACCAGTTCAACGATATGAAAAAGATGATTCGTGCCATGACCGGCGCGGAAGTATCGGGGAAGCGGCGAAAACGAATGCCGAACTTTCCATTCTAG